The Paenibacillus thermoaerophilus nucleotide sequence GAAGGCACGTCGTCCAACACCGTTACCCACAAGGACGGCAAGCTGTACGTGCAGGTTACGGCCAACGTCACCAGCAAAGACGTCGGCAAAGCGTCGTCCGACATTCAAGCCAAAATCGACGCTTACGACTTGCCGCCTTCGGTCAAAGTGGATTTCGGCGGTGTCACGGAGCAGATCAACGAGACGTTCACCCAGCTCGGACTCGCCATGGCCGCTGCCGTCGCGATCGTTTATCTGTTGCTGGTTATCACGTTCGGAGGCGGCCTGACCCCGTTCGCGATCTTGTTCTCGCTGCCGTTTACGATTATCGGCGCTCTCGTCGGCTTGTTCCTGGCAGGCGAGACGGTTAGCGCGCCGGCCATGATGGGTATGCTGATGCTGATCGGCATCGTCGTCACCAACGCGATCGTCCTCATCGACCGCGTGCTGCACAAGGAGCAGGAAGGACTCTCCACGCGGGAAGCTCTGCTTGAAGCGGCCGGCACGCGTCTGCGTCCGATTCTGATGACGGCGCTGGCGACGGTTGGCGCGCTGCTTCCGCTCGTGTTCGGCGTCGGCGGCGGCAGCGGAGGTCTGATCTCCCGCGGTCTCGGCGTCACGGTAATCGGCGGCCTGATCAGCTCCACGCTGCTGACGCTGGTCATCGTGCCGATCGTCTACGAATTCCTGTCGAGATTCCGCCGTAAGAAGACACTCGAAGATTAATCGAGCGGTGGAGGTGATTTGTTGGACAAAAAAAGCCAGATCCTGGAGGCGGCGATGCGGTGCTTCTCGCAAAAGGGGTACCGCGCCACTTCCATCCAGGAGATTGCCGACACGCTCGGCATCGCGAAAGGCTCGCTATACTTTTATTTCAAGTCCAAGGAAGATTTGCTCGCCTCGATCATCAAGCAATACATCGACAAGATGATGGACGAATTTTGGGCGATCGTGCGCGACGAATCGCTGCCGGCGAGGGAACGCCTCTACCGGCAGCAAGTGCAAAGCTTCAGGTACTATCAAAACAACAAGGATTTTATCCGCCTGCTGATGCAGGAGCGGCTGGACCTGCACGATCAGTTGTTCGAACTCGTATACTCGGTCCGCTATCAGACGTTAAGCGGGATTCAACAACTGCTGACGGACATCTACGGAGAAGCGTCGGTTCCTTATTCCGTCGATGCCGCAACGGTCTACATCGCCATGAGCAACGAGTATATGACGTATATGATTCTCGACCAAGGCTGGGTGGAGCTGGACGAGGAGCGTTTGGCCCGGCATCTGCTGAATTGGCTGGATGACGTCATGCAGGGCATGCTGAAGCGCGGAGAAGATCCCTTGCTGCGGCCGGAGAAGCTGCTTGCGATGGCCGAGGCGAGGGATATGCACAAGCCTCTGTGGAAAAAAGAAGCGCTGACGGAGCTGCAAACGATCCGCAGCCTGCTTGAATCCTCGGGGCTGGCCGCCGAGACGCTGGACGAGATGATCTCCTCCACGGTGACGATCGAGGAAGAGATCGACCGGGATCTGCCTCGGCC carries:
- a CDS encoding TetR/AcrR family transcriptional regulator is translated as MDKKSQILEAAMRCFSQKGYRATSIQEIADTLGIAKGSLYFYFKSKEDLLASIIKQYIDKMMDEFWAIVRDESLPARERLYRQQVQSFRYYQNNKDFIRLLMQERLDLHDQLFELVYSVRYQTLSGIQQLLTDIYGEASVPYSVDAATVYIAMSNEYMTYMILDQGWVELDEERLARHLLNWLDDVMQGMLKRGEDPLLRPEKLLAMAEARDMHKPLWKKEALTELQTIRSLLESSGLAAETLDEMISSTVTIEEEIDRDLPRPVVVKGLIALLKKVKKAEIKKHIARLEQLLAHRPYA